CGTTGGGTCCATCGTACATCACCCAACGACGGTGGGGGTCCTTGCGGTGCCGGAAATAAATATTCCCAGCATCGTCGCGACCGACCTCCTCGCCGTGACGGCGCGAGAACAGGCTGGTGCCCCAAGAGGCGCCATTCCACCAGGTGAAGGCGTTTGCGAAAAGTCCCATGGGCGAGAGCCTTTGCCCCGAAGCGAATGGATAGGCAAGCGCGGCGCCTGAACTGCAGCGCCGTGCCGATCAATCGGTCCAGGCGACCTTGTCCCCCGCCCTGATCCCAAGTTCTTCGGCCCGGCCGCCGGCGAGTTCGAGCACGGAGCCGACCGTGCCTTCCGACAGGACCGGCTCCAGCGACAGTGGAACGGTATTCGCCGCAACGTTGGCAATCGTGCCGTCCGAACGAACAAAAATGATGTCGAGCGGGATCAGCGTGTTCTTCATCCAGAAGCTGGCCGGCCGCGGCTGGGCGAACGGGAAAATCATCCCGCGGTCGGGCGCGAGCGAGGACCGGTTCATCAAGCCCATGGCCTGCTGCTCTTCAGTCCGCGCGACTTCAACGACGAACCGGTGGGTCCGATTGCCCGAGGTCACCGTCAGGGGAACTTGGTCGAGCCCGGCGGCGGACGGACCCAATTCGGCAGGACTGGTCGTCGGTTGGCAGGCGGCGAGCGCTCCGCCAAACGCCATCGCAAAGGCTGCGGCGATCAACCGGCCAGGCGCAGCTCGACCGCGGTCAGGCCCTTCTTCCCGGACGCGACCCGCGCTTCCAGCAATTGTCCCGGCTCCAGGTCGATGATGTGCGACAGTCGGACCGTCTCCATGTGCACGAAGATGTCCTCGCCCGACTCGGACTCGCCCGGCTTGCACAGGAAGCCGTAACCCTTGACGCGATTGAACCATTTGACCTCCACCGGCTCATACTCGCCCGCGGTATCGGCCAAAGCCTTTCGATCCGCGCGCTCGACCGTAGCATGGACCGGTGCGACGGCCATCGGCAAGGCCGTCGACAGATCGATCGACAATATCTTGAGCGCCTGGAAGCCCCTGTCCTGGTGCGCGGCAATGCATTCGATCGTCGCCCCCTCGGGGACCGAACGGCGACCATGCTCCTTGAGCAGGCTGAAGTGGATGAGGATGTCGCCTTCGCAATCCTCGGAGATGAGGAAGCCAAAGCCGCGCGTGGCGTCGAACCATTTGACGCGACCCGAACAATGCTGGCCTTCCGGCAACGGAAGTTCGCTCGCGAGTTGCGGTTCGCTCATGTTCATCGAGGAATTCGTTTCGGAACTACAACGCCCATACGCGCGGTATATCACGAGCTTCTGTGTCGTGAAACCGACATTAATGTTAATTAGCGTTAATTTTCGTGAAACTCTCGGAGTGCGCTTTCCCGCCCTGGCGGACAGTCCATGATCCTGCGGGCCAGCGTCATCGAATGACCCGCTCGAAGCATCGCCGCCAG
Above is a genomic segment from Sphingomonas sp. LY29 containing:
- a CDS encoding cold shock domain-containing protein translates to MNMSEPQLASELPLPEGQHCSGRVKWFDATRGFGFLISEDCEGDILIHFSLLKEHGRRSVPEGATIECIAAHQDRGFQALKILSIDLSTALPMAVAPVHATVERADRKALADTAGEYEPVEVKWFNRVKGYGFLCKPGESESGEDIFVHMETVRLSHIIDLEPGQLLEARVASGKKGLTAVELRLAG
- a CDS encoding DUF192 domain-containing protein; the protein is MAFGGALAACQPTTSPAELGPSAAGLDQVPLTVTSGNRTHRFVVEVARTEEQQAMGLMNRSSLAPDRGMIFPFAQPRPASFWMKNTLIPLDIIFVRSDGTIANVAANTVPLSLEPVLSEGTVGSVLELAGGRAEELGIRAGDKVAWTD